In Aspergillus luchuensis IFO 4308 DNA, chromosome 1, nearly complete sequence, the following are encoded in one genomic region:
- a CDS encoding uncharacterized protein (COG:A;~EggNog:ENOG410PFY4;~InterPro:IPR027417,IPR014014,IPR014001,IPR011545, IPR000629;~PFAM:PF00270;~go_function: GO:0003676 - nucleic acid binding [Evidence IEA];~go_function: GO:0004386 - helicase activity [Evidence IEA];~go_function: GO:0005524 - ATP binding [Evidence IEA]) → MDSFNVSDMSTALKESTGNQSSNPTEASNAAREKGWTTPKGYDYEKYTSTLPPLNQPQGDNQEELPEWAAQAAKYEWKDEFGDVGPRNPELEEMLFRSEYTNRTGLKIGNIQNIEVIAESRERPSPIKNFDDAGLHPIMRENIRLCRYEFPTPIQAYSIPAVLTGHDLISIAQTGSGKTAAFLIPVLSQLMGKAKKLAAPRPNVAAGYNPNADSVRAEPLVLIVAPTRELSTQIFDEARRLCYRSMLRPCVVYGGAPVRDQREELQRGCDILIATPGRLLDFMDKPHILSLRRVKYTIIDEADELLQSDWESDFAKIMSGGGKWFPRI, encoded by the exons ATGGACAGCTTCAACGTCTCGGATATGAGCACAGCGCTCAAAGAAAGCACGGGCAATCAATCCAGTAATCCTACCGAAGCTTCCAACGCTGCCCGCGAGAAGGGATGGACGACTCCCAAAGGCTACGATTACGAAAAGTATACGTCCACTCTTCCGCCACTCAATCAGCCCCAGGGTGACAACCAGGAGGAGCTGCCTGAGTGGGCCGCTCAAGCTGCAAAATATGAATGGAAGGATGAATTTGGGGATGTTGGCCCACGGAACCCTGAGCTCGAGGAGATGCTGTTCCGCAGCGAATATACTAACCGAACCGGCTTGAAGATCGGAAA TATCCAAAACATCGAGGTCATCGCGGAAAGTCGTGAGAGACCAAGTCCCATCAAGAAT TTTGATGATGCCGGTCTTCATCCTATCATGCGCGAGAATATTCGCTTGTGTAGATACGAGTTCCCGACCCCAATTCAAGCATACTCAATCCCCGCGGTCCTTACTGGCCATGACCTAATCTCCATCGCTCAGACTG GATCTGGAAAGACTGCCGCATTTTTGATCCCGGTTCTGTCCCAGCTGATGGGAAAAGCTAAAAAGCTGGCAGCTCCACGTCCCAATGTCGCAGCTGGCTACAACCCAAACGCCGATTCTGTGCGGGCTGAACCACTGGTGCTCATTGTTGCTCCTACCCGCGAATTGTCAACCCAGATTTTTGACGAAGCGCGACGTCTATGTTACCGCTCCATGCTCCGTCCTTGCGTTGTGTACGGTGGTGCGCCGGTTCGTGACCAGAGAGAGGAGTTGCAGCGTGGCTGCGATATCCTTATTGCGACTCCTGGCAGGTTGCTGGATTTCATGGACAAGCCGcacattctctctcttcgtCGTGTCAA GTACACTATCATCGATGAAGCGGACGAACTTCTGCAGTCTGACTGGGAGTCTGATTTTGCTAAAATCATGTCTGGAGGAGGCAAGTGGTTTCCGAGAATATAA
- a CDS encoding pantothenate kinase (BUSCO:EOG09262IP2;~COG:H;~EggNog:ENOG410PFR3;~InterPro:IPR004567,IPR043129;~PFAM:PF03630;~go_function: GO:0004594 - pantothenate kinase activity [Evidence IEA];~go_function: GO:0005524 - ATP binding [Evidence IEA];~go_process: GO:0015937 - coenzyme A biosynthetic process [Evidence IEA]), with protein MSSSTSNSAARGGRLEQAITNPGSVKINVKGAFIVDDDPRSKSPVRTDGVHYEGHDIRLPHHTGLVSHVAVDIGGSLAKLVYFTRELDSVDNGGRLNFINFETSRIDLCIDFIKQLKEEHEKLGGPSGDALCVMATGGGAFKYYDKLKEALNVDIIREDEMECLITGLDFFITEIPNEVFTYSETEPMQFAEARPDVYPYLLVNIGSGVSMIKVSGPKQFQRVGGTHLGGGTFWGIMSLLTGARTFDDMLAMADRGDNSGVDMLVGDIYGMDYSKIGLKNTAIASTFGKVFRMKNQTEPNDLEGERSSNGEAGRTNGEPKFQHEDMSRSLLYAISNNIGQIAYLQSEKHQVKHIYFGGSFIRGHRQTMNTLSYAIKFWSKGEKQAYFLRHEGYIGAVGVFLRRQPANWGRRNSIDEKTMPQVAKLVAEAQQNSDSQNQS; from the exons ATGTCCTCGTCCACATCCAATTCCGCCGCCCGGGGTGGTCGCCTGGAGCAGGCCATCACCAATCCAGGATCCGTCAAGATCAACGTCAAGGGCGCCTTTATCGTCGATGATGACCCGCGATCTAAGAGCCCCGTAAGAACGGATGGAGTTCATTACGAGGGCCATGATATTCGTCTTCCACATCACACTGGTCTGGTGAGCCATGTGGCTGTAGAT ATTGGCGGATCGCTAGCGAAACTGGTTTACTTCACACGGGAGCTGGACTCTGTCGACAATGGCGGCCGACTAAACTTCATTAATTTCGAAACATCTCGCATTGATCTGTGCATTGACTTCATCAAGCAACTGAAAGAGGAACACGAGAAGCTCGGCGGGCCATCCGGAGATGCTTTATGTGTCATGGCTACAGGTGGAGGCGCCTTCAAATACTACGATAAGCTCAAGGAAGCACTCAATGTGGACATTATTCGGGAGGACGAGATGGAGTGCCTTATTACGG GccttgacttcttcatcactgAGATTCCAAACGAGGTCTTTACCTACAGTGAAACCGAGCCGATGCAGTTTGCCGAGGCCCGACCGGATGTTTACCCGTATCTATTAGTCAACATTGGCTCCGGTGTATCAATGATCAAAGTATCAGGTCCCAAGCAGTTCCAACGTGTGGGCGGCACACACCTCGGTGGTGGGACGTTCTGGGGCATAATGTCATTATTGACCGGTGCCCGCACCTTCGACGACATGCTGGCAATGGCGGACCGAGGGGACAATAGCGGGGTAGACATGTTGGTTGGTGACATTTACGGTATGGATTACAGTAAAATTGGCCTCAAAAACACTGCAATTGCCAGCACGTTTGGCAAGGTCTTCCGTATGAAGAACCAGACGGAGCCGAATGActtggagggggaaaggtcTTCCAATGGCGAAGCCGGCCGAACTAATGGCGAGCCGAAGTTCCAACATGAAGACATGAGCAGGAGTCTACTTTATGCCATAAG TAACAACATTGGGCAGATTGCCTATCTGCAGTCCGAAAAGCATCAAGTGAAGCACATCTATTTCGGCGGTTCGTTTATTCGCGGTCATCGGCAGACCATGAACACCTTGTCCTACGCCATTAAATTTTGGTCAAAGGGCGAGAAGCAAGCCTACTTCCTGCGTCACGAAGGCTATATCGGTGCAGTTGGTGTGTTCCTCCGTAGGCAGCCAGCTAATTGGGGCCGGAGGAACAGCATCGATGAGAAAACCATGCCGCAGGTGGCCAAACTGGTAGCCGAAGCGCAGCAGAATTCTGATTCTCAGAACCAATCATGA